A window of the Cheilinus undulatus linkage group 21, ASM1832078v1, whole genome shotgun sequence genome harbors these coding sequences:
- the LOC121529144 gene encoding peripheral myelin protein 22-like, whose amino-acid sequence MLLILLGVLILHLIILILLIVSTAASAWTVGGDRSSDLWYNCMTTNGGYHCKPASNEDWIQAVQALMILSLLFCFFSLIAFVYQLFKLVKGGRFFFTAIFQILASVFVMCGAIIYTVMSPDDGSGAQFGYAYVLAWVAFPLCLISGLIYIVLRKKE is encoded by the exons ATGCTGCTCATCTTACTTGGAGTGCTCATCCTGCACCTCATCATCCTCATTCTCCTTATTGTGTCCACAGCAGCCAGT GCATGGACTGTAGGTGGGGACAGGAGCTCAGATCTGTGGTACAATTGCATGACAACCAATGGAGGCTACCACTGCAAACCTGCAAGCAATGAAG ACTGGATCCAGGCGGTTCAAGCCCTCATGATCCTCTCCTTgctcttctgcttcttctcccTCATCGCCTTCGTGTATCAGCTGTTCAAACTCGTGAAGGGCGGACGCTTCTTCTTCACAGCCATCTTCCAGATCTTGGCGA GCGTGTTCGTGATGTGCGGGGCGATCATCTACACTGTGATGAGTCCAGATGATGGATCCGGGGCACAGTTTGGTTACGCCTATGTGCTGGCTTGGGTGgctttccctctctgtctcatCAGCGGCCTCATTTATATCGTGCTGAGGAAGAAAGAATGA